In the Sarcophilus harrisii chromosome 1, mSarHar1.11, whole genome shotgun sequence genome, one interval contains:
- the ADGRL1 gene encoding adhesion G protein-coupled receptor L1 isoform X5 has translation MGGVGRGPHLSDTNAALIPLPESGTAAVFVCPGTLQKVLEATSTHESEHQSGAWCKDPLQAGDRIYVMPWIPYRTDTLTEYASWEDYVAARHTTTYRLPNRVDGTGFVVYDGAVFYNKERTRNIVKYDLRTRIKSGETVINTANYHDTSPYRWGGKTDIDLAVDENGLWVIYATESNNGRLVVSQLNPYTLRFEGTWETGYDKRSASNAFMVCGVLYVLRSVYVDDDSEAAGNRVDYAFNTNANREEPVSLAFPNPYQFVSSVDYNPRDNQLYVWNNYFVVRYGLEFGPPDPSAGPATSPPLSTTTTARPTPLTSTASPAATTPLRRAPLTTHPVGAINQLGPDVPPATAPAPSTRRPPAPNLHVSPELFCEPREVRRVQWPATQQGMLVERPCPKGTRGIASFQCLPALGLWNPRGPDLSNCTSPWVNQVAQKIKSGENAANIASELARHTRGSIYAGDVSSSVKLMEQLLDILDAQLQALRPIERESAGKNYNKMHKRERTCKDYIKAVVETVDNLLRPEALESWKDMNATEQVHTATMLLDILEEGAFLLADNVKEPARFLTAKQNVVLEVTVLNTEGQVQELVFPQEYPSENSIQLSANTIKQNSRNGVVKVVFILYNNLGLFLSTENATVKLAGEAGSGGPGGAALVVNSQVIAASINKESSRVFLMDPVIFTVAHLEAKNHFNANCSFWNYSERSMLGYWSTQGCRLVDSNKTHTTCACSHLTNFAVLMAHREIYQGRINELLLSVITWVGIVISLVCLAICISTFCFLRGLQTDRNTIHKNLCINLFLAELLFLVGIDKTQYEIACPIFAGLLHYFFLAAFSWLCLEGVHLYLLLVEVFESEYSRTKYYYLGGYCFPALVVGIAAAIDYRSYGTEKACWLRVDNYFIWSFIGPVSFVIVVNLVFLMVTLHKMIRSSSVLKPDSSRLDNIKSWALGAIALLFLLGLTWAFGLLFINKESVVMAYLFTTFNAFQGVFIFVFHCALQKKVHKEYSKCLRHSYCCIRPPPGGTHGSLKTSAMRSNNRYYTGTQSRIRRMWNDTVRKQTESSFMAGDINSTPTLNRGTMGNHLLTNPVLQPRGGTSPYNTLIAESVGFNPSSPPVFNSPGSYREPKHPLGGRDACGMDTLPLNGNFNNSYSLRSGDFPPGDGGPEPPRGRNLADAAAFEKMIISELVHNNLRGSSGAAKGPPPPEPPVPPVPGSGGDEEAGAPGGADRAEIELLYKALEEPLLLPRAQSVLYQSDLDESESCAAEDGAVSRPLSSPPGRDSLYASGANLRDSPSYPDSSPEGPSEALPPPPPAPPGPPEIYYTSRPALVARNPLQGYYQVRRPSHEGYLAAPGLEGPGPDGDGQMQLVTSL, from the exons ATGGGGGGGGTGGGGCGGGGCCCCCACCTTTCTGACACCAACGCTGCCTTGATCCCTCTTCCCGAGTCCGGGACGGCCGCAG TCTTCGTGTGCCCTGGGACTCTTCAGAAGGTGCTGGAGGCCACATCTACCCACGAGTCAGAGCACCAGTCAGGGGCATGGTGCAAGGACCCCCTCCAAGCTGGGGACCGCATCTATGTGATGCCCTGGATCCCCTATCGAACAGACACACTGACGGAATATGCATCCTGGGAGGATTATGTGGCTGCCCGCCATACCACCACCTACCGCCTTCCTAACCGAGTGGATGGCACAGGCTTTGTGGTCTACGACGGTGCCGTCTTCTACAATAAGGAACGAACTCGAAACATAGTCAAGTATGACCTACGGACGCGTATCAAGAGCGGGGAGACGGTGATCAACACTGCTAACTACCATGATACCTCGCCCTATCGCTGGGGGGGCAAGACGGATATTGACCTCGCCGTGGACGAGAATGGGCTGTGGGTCATTTATGCCACGGAAAGCAACAATGGGCGTTTGGTGGTAAGCCAGCTCAATCCCTACACCCTGCGCTTTGAGGGCACGTGGGAGACAGGCTATGATAAGCGATCGGCCTCCAATGCCTTCATGGTTTGTGGTGTCCTCTACGTGCTGCGCTCGGTGTATGTGGATGATGACAGCGAGGCTGCTGGCAATCGAGTCGACTATGCCTTCAACACTAATGCCAACCGAGAAGAGCCCGTCAGCTTGGCGTTTCCCAACCCTTACCAGTTTGTCTCCTCAGTTGATTACAATCCCCGTGACAACCAACTTTATGTGTGGAACAACTACTTTGTGGTGCGCTACGGTCTTGAGTTTGGACCACCAGACCCCAGTGCTG GCCCAGCCACTTCACCCCCCCTCAGCACGACAACCACAGCCCGACCCACCCCATTGACAAGCACGGCCTCGCCTGCTGCCACCACACCGCTCCGCCGAGCACCCCTCACTACTCACCCTGTGGGTGCCATCAATCAGTTGGGGCCTGATGTGCCACCTGCCACAGCCCCGGCCCCTAGCACTCGAAGACCACCGGCTCCCAACCTACACGTGTCACCTGAGCTATTCTGTGAGCCCCGGGAAGTTCGGAGGGTCCAATGGCCAGCCACCCAGCAAGGCATGTTGGTAGAAAGGCCCTGCCCCAAAGGCACACGAG GTATCGCTTCCTTCCAGTGTCTACCAGCCTTGGGGCTTTGGAACCCCCGAGGCCCAGATCTCAGCAACTGTACTTCCCCTTGGGTCAACCAGGTAGCCCAGAAG ATCAAGAGTGGTGAGAATGCAGCCAACATTGCCAGTGAGCTGGCCCGCCATACCAGAGGTTCCATCTACGCGGGTGATGTCTCATCTTCAGTGAAGCTAATGGAGCAGCTGCTGGACATCCTGGATGCCCAGCTGCAGGCTCTCCGGCCCATCGAGCGTGAGTCAGCTGGCAAGAACTACAACAAG ATGCACAAGCGAGAAAGGACTTGCAAAGACTATATCAAG GCAGTTGTGGAGACCGTGGACAACCTGCTTCGCCCAGAAGCCCTGGAgtcctggaaagacatgaatgcCACAGAACAAGTGCACACGGCCACCATGCTGCTGGACATTCTGGAGGAGGGGGCCTTCCTGCTAGCTGACAATGTGAAAGAACCAGCTCGATTCCTTACTGCAAAGCAGAATGTAG TGCTCGAGGTTACCGTGCTGAATACTGAAGGTCAGGTACAAGAACTGGTGTTCCCCCAGGAGTATCCCAGTGAAAACTCTATCCAACTTTCTGCCAACACCATCAAGCAGAACAGCCGTAATG GAGTGGTGAAAGTTGTCTTCATCCTTTATAACAACCTGGGCCTCTTTCTGTCCACGGAGAATGCCACAGTGAAGCTGGCAGGGGAGGCCGGCTCCGGGGGCCCTGGGGGAGCTGCACTAGTGGTGAACTCCCAAGTCATTGCCGCCTCCATCAACAAAGAATCTAGCCGCGTGTTCCTCATGGACCCAGTCATCTTCACTGTGGCCCACCTAGAG GCCAAGAACCACTTCAATGCCAACTGCTCCTTCTGGAACTACTCAGAGCGTTCCATGCTGGGCTACTGGTCGACCCAGGGCTGTCGTCTGGTGGATTCCAACAAGACCCATACCACCTGTGCCTGCAGCCACCTCACTAACTTTGCCGTGCTCATGGCTCACCGTGAGATC TACCAAGGTCGGATCAATGAATTGCTGCTGTCTGTCATCACTTGGGTGGGCATTGTGATCTCCCTTGTCTGCCTGGCAATCTGTATCTCCACCTTCTGCTTCCTTCGGGGGCTACAGACTGACCGAAACACCATCCACAAGAATCTTTGCATCAACCTCTTCCTGGCTGAGCTGCTCTTCCTTGTTGGCATTGACAAGACCCAATATGAG ATCGCCTGCCCCATCTTTGCGGGGCTGCTGCATTACTTCTTCCTGGCAGCCTTCTCTTGGCTGTGCCTAGAGGGCGTGCATCTCTACTTGCTGTTGGTGGAGGTGTTTGAGAGCGAATACTCACGCACCAAATACTACTACCTGGGTGGCTACTGCTTCCCAGCCCTGGTTGTGGGCATCGCTGCCGCCATCGACTATCGAAGCTACGGCACCGAGAAGGC CTGCTGGCTCCGAGTAGACAATTATTTCATCTGGAGTTTCATTGGGCCTGTCTCATTTGTCATTGTG GTGAATCTGGTGTTCCTCATGGTGACACTTCACAAGATGATCCGTAGTTCCTCTGTGCTCAAGCCTGACTCTAGCCGCCTGGACAACATCAA ATCCTGGGCTCTGGGGGCCATagcccttctcttccttctgggTCTCACCTGGGCCTTCGGCCTACTCTTCATCAACAAGGAGTCAGTAGTCATGGCCTATCTCTTCACCACTTTCAATGCCTTCCAGGGGGTCTTCATCTTTGTCTTTCACTGCGCTCTACAGAAGAAG GTGCACAAGGAGTACAGCAAGTGCCTGCGCCACTCCTACTGCTGCATCCGACCACCCCCTGGAGGTACCCACGGCTCCCTCAAGACCTCGGCAATGCGTAGCAACAACCGCTATTATACGGGGACCCAG AGCCGAATTCGAAGGATGTGGAATGACACAGTGAGGAAGCAGACAGAATCATCCTTTATGGCTGGAGATATCAATAGTACCCCAACCCTGAACCGAG GTACCATGGGGAACCACTTGCTAACCAACCCTGTCCTGCAGCCTCGAGGTGGGACCAGCCCCTACAATACCCTCATTGCTGAGTCTGTGGGCTTCAATCCCTCATCTCCCCCTGTCTTCAACTCCCCAG GGAGCTACCGGGAGCCCA AACACCCTCTAGGAGGCCGGGATGCATGTGGCATGGACACCCTTCCACTTAATGGCAACTTTAACAACAGCTACTCCTTACGAAGTGGTGACTTCCCCCCAGGGGATGGAGGTCCAGAACCACCCCGAGGACGAAACTTGGCTGATGCTGCTGCCTTTGAGAAGATGATCATCTCAGAGCTGGTGCACAACAATCTTAGGGGTAGCAGTGGGGCAGCCAAAGGGCCCCCACCACCTGAGCCCCCGGTGCCACCAGTCCCAGGTAGTGGTGGGGATGAAGAGGCAGGGGCGCCCGGGGGGGCTGACCGGGCTGAGATCGAACTGCTCTACAAGGCCCTGGAGGAGCCCCTGCTGCTGCCCCGGGCCCAGTCGGTGCTGTATCAGAGCGACCTGGACGAATCAGAGAGCTGTGCGGCTGAGGATGGGGCAGTCAGCCgacccctctcttcccctcctggCCGGGACTCGCTCTATGCCAGTGGGGCCAACCTGCGGGACTCGCCCTCCTACCCGGACAGTAGCCCAGAAGGGCCCAGTGAGGCCCTTCCACCCCCGCCTCCAGCCCCACCTGGTCCTCCTGAAATTTACTACACCTCTCGCCCAGCCCTGGTGGCTCGGAACCCCCTGCAAGGCTATTACCAGGTGCGGCGGCCTAGCCATGAAGGCTACCTGGCTGCCCCAGGCCTTGAGGGGCCAGGGCCTGATGGTGATGGCCAGATGCAGCTGGTCACCAGCCTCTAA